From Sardina pilchardus chromosome 9, fSarPil1.1, whole genome shotgun sequence, a single genomic window includes:
- the cfap92 gene encoding uncharacterized protein cfap92, with protein sequence MEVTDAESSQSLENNFSEIPLSPEYKSEDNEGREHEPVIEESDIGDPESDTEPPESSSLGPSTEDELCCEVTLNINIALAIPSAEDDDSVTAVEKTKKKCKKSAPNTVIEAPKAQSYYHIEYNLLPHEPESTKVDLVMFGLAAKLYKGNKAKVLKPWIEDDKTWLTWTQSVRLKVTKEMLIKLVHHKVTFRVWDTKDHMSSTAKHDRPKAFRLPADKSDEGGRDHFGTKNMILRLRDNFGKEGLKMKEFGESMLYEPRKTPHDMHCATAEPMASNADVANERAASSTAVPQEPQCATRSADQGGDQESAIDSRGTQDQLRAFPVPVNKRFNLRRNTIFKASLANSDYIRKHGAATTELSFIYLLAGETSLTGSLLTRSKGVLEGMCNLTLDKPLISGEMKAMLNPLVITILSATGLPSSPVPYYKLEGYCRPVYCQYKFHNTELHKTKSYEQRRNIYFKDVNVIFAGLISQGELIEYLHGSPMEIEVHDRDRKGDSPPKSPSVFGRSPQDDLLSNVALINSKGITHNPFKPVKPQHPHGVARLSFAELLNGHRTLRYSLAICCSAPPQILGKDKAQWESKMLEVDGARHDPQADCMPTGHYLESNSQLNVQVEIAYPINADNVTGATEEECPFGRIVHLMKHDDVGTLSRLCAEILRVNAAAFQLKSKTEEAMQRALGCYKVTAPEMESRELDFLTGFHLLDKNMHLFVIEGLKDGAIRRLWDMSSTKSDGIDWRQITTLYNSAMSFSTRLYDCLDLSFCPVHLHEPLEAIMRRPLVYIRDMVPLACFQGLSRLSQLCQESSMKDAVRNSLFPTGEMVLSLSKEFGSLPERGQQILERICQSAQGAPERQRVRERSNPPIENYNQEYVEWKELVAAQQLCGETKDFVQANIEEVQRASQRAQKPKPAVVVAEVEEGKMAHNYSIQTLNSSAQAKELLRKEMAKAPRQRFTYSQEFQSATLEPCDAEAERKAAECRSRRAWRTPAGFTYPGFQSSVEANEHPKMPDEARIDELRRPWRENILHDNTLRPTLPRRTWPWERRSEDFELYAKPPPVFLPKPPVTIHLAGHLLKEEQRGAACAQYKRWLWRILPDKCNTDSHRVPQFKFHLKKDGLDKHIPILNNQPKYTLANTRTLRKTATAITTPEVANKERQRRVPCLPDGSQSDGDQNQILDHNPFRGYWRPHSFQYKREARPLTEEELEVYRFRSPREATATTTTTTTTLPPRPTALRARPARNVSETRTHRAVVLHLH encoded by the exons ATGGAGGTTACTGACGCAGAATCATCACAGAGCTTAGAAAACAACTTCAGCGAAATCCCATTGTCACCTGAATATAAAAGTGAAGACAATGAAGGCAGAGAACACGAACCTGTCATTGAGGAATCTGACATTGGGGATCCAGAGTCGGACACAGAACCGCCAGAGTCAAGTTCATTGGGCCCATCGACTGAAGATGAATTATGTTGTGAGGTAACTCTCAATATCAACATTGCACTGGCCATTCCAAGTG CAGAAGATGATGACTCTGTGACTGCTGTGGAGAAAACAAAGAAGAAATGCAAGAAATCTGCACCAAACACTGTGATTGAAGCCCCCAAAGCTCAAAGCTATTACCACATTGAGTACAATCTACTTCCTCATGAGCCAGAGTCGACTAAAGTAGACCTAGTCATGTTTGGGTTGGCTGCCAAACTCTACAAGGGAAACAAGGCAAAA GTGTTGAAACCATGGATAGAGGATGACAAAACATGGTTGACCTGGACTCAGTCTGTCAGACTCAAAGTCACCAAAGAAATGCTCATTAAACTGGTTCACCATAAGGTCACCTTCCGGGTGTGGGACACCAAAGACCACATGTCCTCCACAGCCAAGCACGACAGGCCTAAAGCATTCAGACTGCCGGCGGACAAGAGTGATGAAGGTGGTCGAGATCACTTTG GCACAAAAAACATGATCCTCAGGCTGCGAGATAATTTTGGAAAAGAAGgcttaaaaatgaaagaatttggAGAATCCATGCTGTATGAACCGAGGAAGACACCACATGATATGCACTGTGCAACAG CTGAACCCATGGCGTCTAACGCAGACGTTGCGAACGAGAGAGCCGCGTCCTCCACTGCTGTTCCCCAGGAGCCACAGTGTGCTACAAG atCTGCAGATCAAGGTGGAGACCAGGAGTCCGCAATAGACTCTAGAGGCACTCAAGACCAACTTAGAGCCTTTCCTGTGCCCG TCAACAAGAGGTTTAATCTAAGAAGAAACACCATTTTCAAGGCCTCCCTAGCCAATTCTGATTACATTAGGAAGCATGGTGCTGCCACAACAGAACTCAGCTTCATTTATCTCCTTGCAG GGGAGACGTCTTTGACGGGATCTCTGCTCACCCGCTCTAAAGGGGTGCTGGAGGGCATGTGCAACCTCACTCTGGATAAGCCGCTCATCTCCGGGGAGATGAAGGCCATGCTCAATCCACTGGTCATCACCATCCTCTCAGCCACCGGCCTGCCCTCTAGCCCTGTCCCTTATTATAAACTCGAG GGTTACTGTCGACCTGTGTACTGCCAATACAAGTTCCACAACACCGAGTTGCACAAAACAAAAAGCTACGAACAGAGGAGGAACATTTACTTCAAGGACGTCAATGTCATCTTCGCCGGCCTGATCAGCCAAGGAGAGCTCATCGAGTACCTCCATGGCTCGCCGATGGAGATCGAGGTCCACGACCGCGACAGAAAGGGTGACAGTCCGCCCAAGAGCCCCAGCGTTTTCGGACGCTCGCCTCAAGACGACCTGCTGAGCAATGTGGCTCTGATCAACAGCAAGGGCATCACTCACAATCCCTTTAAGCCAGTCAAGCCCCAACACCCGCACGGTGTAGCCAGACTCAGCTTCGCCGAGCTGCTGAACGGCCATCGGACGTTGAGGTACAGCCTGGCCATCTGCTGCTCGGCCCCGCCACAGATCCTGGGCAAGGACAAGGCCCAGTGGGAGAGTAAAATGCTGGAGGTGGACGGGGCCAGACACGACCCGCAGGCTGACTGCATGCCCACGGGACACTACTTGGAGTCCAACTCGCAGCTGAACGTGCAGGTGGAGATCGCGTACCCCATAAACGCAGACAACGTCACTGGCGCCACCGAAGAGGAGTGTCCCTTCGGCCGCATTGTCCACCTCATGAAGCACGACGACGTCGGAACGCTGTCCAGACTGTGCGCCGAGATCTTGAGGGTGAACGCAGCCGCGTTCCAGCTGAAGTCCAAGACGGAGGAGGCCATGCAACGAGCCCTGGGCTGCTACAAAGTGACCGCACCTGAAatggagagcagagagctggACTTCCTCACTGGATTTCATTTACTGGACAAGAACATGCATCTGTTTGTTATTGAAGGACTGAAGGACGGTGCCATCCGAAGGCTCTGGGACATGTCCTCAACAAA gtcAGATGGGATTGACTGGCGGCAGATCACCACCCTTTACAACTCTGCAATGAGCTTCTCCACGCGCCTTTACGACTGTCTGGACTTGAGCTTCTGTCCCGTCCACCTTCACGAGCCTCTGGAGGCCATCATGAGGCGACCGCTGGTGTACATCAGAGACATGGTCCCGCTCGCCTGCTTCCAGGGCCTTTCACG CTTGAGCCAGCTGTGCCAAGAATCGTCGATGAAAGATGCGGTGCGCAACAGCCTGTTCCCGACGGGCGAAATGGTGCTCAGCCTCAGCAAGGAGTTTGGCTCTCTGCCCGAGAGAGGGCAACAGATCCTGGAGCGCATCTGCCAGAGTGCCCAAGGAGCGCCCGAGAgacagagggtgagggagaggtcCAACCCGCCCATTGAGAACTACAACCAGGAGTACGTGGAATGGAAGGAACTCGTAGCTGCCCAGCAACTCTGTGGAGAAACGAAGGACTTTGTTCAG GCCAACATAGAGGAGGTGCAGCGAGCCAGCCAGAGGGCCCAGAAGCCGAAGCCTGcagtggtggtggcggaggtggaggagggaaagATGGCTCACAATTACAGCATCCAGACTCTGAACTCCTCCGCACAGGCCAAGGAGCTGCTCCGCAAGGAGATGGCGAAG GCTCCACGGCAGAGGTTCACGTACAGTCAGGAGTTCCAGTCGGCCACGTTAGAGCCGTGCGACGCGGAGGCTGAGCGCAAGGCTGCCGAGTGCCGGTCACGCAGGGCCTGGCGCACCCCCGCCGGCTTCACCTACCCCGGCTTCCAGAGCAGCGTGGAGGCCAACGAGCACCCCAAGATGCCCGACGAGGCTCGCATCGACGAACTGAGAAGG CCCTGGAGGGAGAACATCCTGCATGATAACACCCTTAGACCCACACTTCCGCGCCGCACGTGGCCTTGGGAGAGGCGCTCGGAGGATTTTGAGCTCTACGCCAAGCCCCCACCTGTCTTCCTGCCAAAACCCCCCGTCACCATTCACCTGGCAG GGCACCTTTTGAAAGAAGAGCAACGTGGAGCAGCCTGCGCTCAGTACAAGAGGTGGCTATGGAGGATCCTGCCAGACAAATGCAACACTGACAGCCACAGAGTCCCGCAGTTTAAGTTTCACCTGAAGAAAGATGGCCTGGATAAGCACATCCCCATCCTTAACAACCAGCCAAAGTACACTCTTGCCAACACCAGGACGTTACGGAAG actgCTACAGCAATTACTACCCCAGAAGTAGCCaacaaagagaggcagagaagagtACCATGCCTTCCTGATGGCTCACAGTCTGATGGGGACCAGAACCAAATCCTGGACCACAACCCTTTCAG GGGCTACTGGAGACCACATTCGTTCCAGTACAAGAGAGAAGCGCGGCCCCTGaccgaggaggagctggaggtgtATCGCTTCCGGAGCCCCAGAGaggccaccgccaccaccaccaccaccaccaccacactgccGCCGCGGCCCACGGCACTCCGAGCACGGCCGGCCAGGAACGTCTCCGAGACGCGCACCCACAGAGCAGTGGTCCTCCATCTGCATTAA